In a single window of the Arachis hypogaea cultivar Tifrunner chromosome 6, arahy.Tifrunner.gnm2.J5K5, whole genome shotgun sequence genome:
- the LOC112695990 gene encoding protein FATTY ACID EXPORT 1, chloroplastic — protein sequence MTSGTAMAATVSHIHPQLSCSTALYSHRTRTLQLLRRSHLPSPSVRSKLSIVMSLERHGTDTSDSDTKTTLSYAADAKENHDAEKISSEEAAMEGISQQKGTAKIHDFCLGIPFGGFILTAGIIGFLFSRSTATLTSGVLFGGALLFLSTLSLKVWRKGKSSLPFILSQAALAGILMWKNFQSYSLAKKIFPTGFSAILSSAMLCFYLYVLISGGNPPPKKLKPSASVA from the exons ATGACGTCAGGTACGGCTATGGCTGCTACTGTCTCTCACATTCACCCTCAGCTCTCTTGCTCCACCGCCCTTTACTCTCACCGCACCCGCACCCTCCAACTGCTCCGGCGATCCCACCTTCCATCTCCTTCCGTTCGCTCCAAg TTATCAATTGTTATGAGTCTGGAGAGGCATGGCACAGATACTTCCGATTCTGATACCAAAACTACACTAAGTTATGCAGCTGATGCAAAAGAAAACCATGATGCTGAAAAGATAAGCTCTGAAGAGGCAGCAATGGAAGGCATCAGTCAACAGAAAGGCACTGCTAAAATTCACGATTTTTGTTTAGGCATTCCCTTTG GTGGATTTATTCTAACTGCAGGGATTATTGGATTCCTTTTTTCACGGAGCACCGCAACACTCACCAGTGGTGTGCTCTTTGGCGGTGCTTTACTATTCCTCAGCACCCTCAGCTTGAAGGTCTGGAGGAAAGGAAAATCAAGTTTACCATTTATTCTATCACAAGCAG CATTGGCAGGAATCCTTATGTGGAAGAACTTTCAGAGCTACTCATTG GCAAAGAAAATATTTCCAACTGGCTTCAGTGCTATTTTAAG TTCTGCAATGCTCTGTTTTTATTTGTATGTGCTTATCTCTGGAGGAAACCCACCACCTAAGAAATTGAAGCCATCTGCCAGCGTGGCATGA